cccctgtagatagtgcccccctatagatagcacccccacctccactttgtagatagtgccatacagcgcccctgtggATAGTTCCATACGGACCCCCTTGTTGATAgcacctccacctcccccttgtagatagtgccacacagccccccttgtagatatgccctccacctccccttgtagataatgccatacagcccccctgtagataacaccctccaccgccacttgtagatagtgccatacagccccgtgtagatagtgccctccacctccccctgtagatagggccatatatttccccaaacaaacaaaaaaattatactcacctagaccCTGTTCCCTTGACGAGGGAAGCTGCTCCTCAACGCAGACGGGATTCTTGCTTAGgatggcgtgatccagtgacgtcatcacgccggcctgcgcagggatgccTGCGCTTGCAGGCCGgaagtggcctgtagcctagtaaatggcagagcagggagacaactcactgctctgctatagtgtagaATGGTATCTGCattctaaggatgcagatactattgaatgtggcgtcgctaccgctgcagcagccataatggctgccaGCGGCGGCACCGGGTATTGGATGGCCCGTGCGGTAAGCATGGGCCACCTCATAccacaggccccgtagcagccgctatggctgctgcagcggtagcTGTGCCACTGATGGAAACACTTGCAATACACTTCATTGATTTAAAACTTTGCAACAAAATGTTgtacttttttgtattttacagttttgataaatacggTGTGTTTTCTGACAAAACTTGACCATGCCTCAGACACAAGAAGAAAGGTCGCAACATCTACTATTTTTGCCTAATTTACGTTAATACATTtactggaattttttttaatatacacatTCTCAATGTTTTTGCAACTACCACAGTTGCTACAAAAGCCATGTGCTTATACCAATACAATGATGAAAAGGTCCGCATGGCAAGGGCCGTCATACTATTCATGATAGAGTTGATAAATGCCAGACTATGGCCGCAGATTGTTGAATTCATAGTCCAGTCTTGTGTTTATTTAGTGCTATAACATCACGTGTCAGAGATTTATTGATCACTTTTATCAGAAGTTCTTCATTTGCTTAAAATCTTCTTTTTTCTATATGATATGTTACTTAGAGCCtcagatgcagatgtgaacagagcctaatgcaGATTCCGTCATCTCTGCATGACAAAACAGCGCAGTATGACGCATTATTTTGTCCGACAAAATGCCAGAAActggacggaacccattaaagtcaatgagttgcAGCGGACGATGTTGGTTTTCATCATGCAACGGATCTGGCACGTCTGTTTTCCTTGTTGGTCTGCTGctatgacggagcagagcaaTGGAAAATAGAGcattgatgtgaacatagcccttaCCGATATACTGCGGCATTTTAACTGCCACAGATGACCTGGGTAGACTGGTTTCTCAAAACTCAAACATTCTGATTTCAACAACATTGTCTCAGACTTCTAAAAAGGTGGGTTATGTcaagaaaatataaaaagtgtGGGTGCAAATAATGGTGAGCCAAAGCATGGCTCCATAATGGACTCAATTTGTCACGAAATTGGAGGCACAGGCATTCAGAAGGTGGTACCGATGGTTAAACAATGACCACACCTCACCATGCCAATTGTtgaacctctcaaaactaaaaaccctaaaaaaaaataggcttttaaaGAGAAGGGCAAGTATACACAGAATATAGTGGAATTCAAAAGCGGAGACAGAAAAATCTGGTCTAGATAGGGGAAGATCTTCTCAAAGAAGTTTCACtgtatatagttttgtttttggaTTGTGAGCCTATTTTAAGACCCGTTGTGAGTTTTTTGTAAATTTCTCGGAACTGCTTACTAGTTAGTCTCAGAATGGAAAGTAAACTTTGGGGCCCATAAATGGTACCATGCCCAGGGCCTAACAGAGCCGTAATTTTGCACTTAAAACCACAAGTGAAGTTGCCAGCACGAGACTTCGATTTGTACTCACGGCAAACCAGTGCGGTCTGTGTGATGAGACTGATCCTGGTGTTTATTTGTTTCAGGAATTTCAGTGCATAAACATGAAATCTCGGTGTGTAGGTCTACATATACTTTGTGTGTACACGCAGATACACTTACACAACTACACACTCCCCCGAGGCAACAATCAGCCATTGTGTATACACAGGGTAGGCGCAAGGTGTTATTGGATCCATGTATCTATACGGTCGCTGACATAAACACTCActtctgtatatacacacacattcacaaATAATTATCTCTACAAGGTcgccccccccttctcattttcttctCCCCCTCTGCATCTCTCTTTACATTACCAAGAACGCACCATGATTCCCCTGAGGCTCGATTGCGGAATGAGTGGCTCTAAGTGGTATATACATTGCCAGCTAATTATATAACATGCAAATAAACAAGccgtcagcggtatcttacataaGAAGACAGAACGAGACAGGTATCACCTTCCTGGTTGATAGGTATGTATGTGTGGGGAGCACGAGACATGACTTCATTCTCTCTGAGATTGCATCGAAACTGAGAAGAACACAGTCCCTAgaaattataataaaatatagtAACCGTTAATTTtggagatagtatcacacatgacagactAAGATACACCAGATGTACCTGGTACAATTTTTAAATGTATCACGTTTTGTGTCTTGTATTCatcttgagttcaatgtataaagttaaaggggttgtccacgcacagacaacggatgacctatccacaggaatgatcatcagtatatgatcggtgggggtccgacacccggaacccGCACTCGTCAGCTTctccggatgtccatgccggaagcagatggcaccggtcacagaatagcggctgagctgcagttctgctcctcATCAAGTGGATAGGAGCAGAGTTGTTGTACTGCAGAACGGTCACTATTCAGTgtgcggagccttctgcttccggatcCAAATACTGCATACTCTGCATAAGATCCGGCACCCGGAGGCAGCTTGAGCAGCTGATCGgttcggggtccgggtgtcggaccaccatgatcatatactgataacctattccgtggataggtcatcagttgtccgtgccaggacaacccctttaagttcagaATGTGTATGGTTTCCAGTTACTGAGCAGTGCAATGCAATACGAAAAATACAATTTGCAAACATAATTGTGTCATGGACATGTAAAAATGTTGGGTCTGAAGTCATGGCTGACTAAATTTCAACTTCTTATGTGTATTGGTACTTATATGCTGGATACATCCAGGGCCGGTCTTAGGTTGGTTAGTACCCTGTGCATTAACTTCTATTGATACCTTATGGTTTACCATAGCGTGTCCAAATCCTGCAATGACAAGGTGCCGAAAAAACAGTGCCCTCAGAAGCCCTAATAACGCACAATAAACCAAGGAGTGAAGTTGCATCCTGTGTAGTTGCCTTTCCATCAGTTTGGGCTACAAGTGTGGGATCAGTAGCACAAGATTTGGTTGTCCAGACCATAAGTAGTGACAGGTGAGGCCTCCTGTGCCACCCCTCAGGCTGGCCCAGCATACATCTATATATTGCAGGTAATGTAATTCTGGGATTTCTGTATAACCAGAAAGCTGTATGCAGTGTCCATATAGATGGTCTCGTGTGTCAAAACTGCCTCGAGGAAAGAGTGATCTTGTTGTCCATATCAATCAGAGCCCACATTTACTGGTTTCCATTGCAGTTTATATGCAATATATTTTCCAAGCCCCCCTCTCAGATAGCACATGATTTACCATCCTTGATGTCCTACAATGGTGGTCCCCCAAACATGAAGACATGTAACCCGAGCTCACGTACCCTGTAGAATTCAAGGAGCATGCAAGAAGCGAAAAAACCAAATACTTTGTATGTGCCGTTATTGCAGTGGTTTCAGACATTAACGGAACTGTCTACTCTAGACAAGTCTTGTCCCTGATAATCTGACCATGGAGTGGTCCAATTGCTGGGTTACCCCAGTAATGAACTTATTACTCACCTATTggaatatggattttttttttaaatagttacgTAGCTCAGTAAGCTCATGTTAGCCAGTGTTGATCCAGAAAAGGGCAGAATCAAAACCCATGTAAAATATATTGTCATTGTGTGTCAAAATAACAGATTTACAATTCGCAGTGTGGTCTTGGTCTTCcatattttatatatgtgttttCTTTATTCTTTCTTCAGCTAAATTACCTTGGCCCGCCTTTCAACGAACCGGACTTCAACCCTCCACGTGCCATAGGACCAGAGTCTATTCCTAGTGCCTCCGTGGACCTTCATATGTGGCGGAATCTGAATGACAGTCTGCGATTGGCAGAAAACCACCGGGCGTACAGTGTTCTCCTTTGCTACTTGCGTTCCATCGATAGTGAAGTGGCGCGAACTGAGCTACGAAGAAGCTTGGGTCGCTTCTGCACCAGCTTACAGGGTCTAGTTGTTAGCATTGCTGGGGTAATGTCTTCACTGGGCTACAACCCCCCACCTGAACTGGCAAATTCCTTTTCCCCTGCAGGTTTAGGATTTGGGAAGGGTAATGACTTTTTACGCAAGATGGAGGACTTTTGGCTACTCAAAGAGCTGCAGATCTGGCTTTGGAGGTCAGCAAAGGACTTTAACCGATTGAAAAGAAAAGTACCAGCAGTTGTGTCCTTCCGAATGGACTCCCGTGGCTTTTGAAGATATGGGGCCGATGGAACACAAGCATTGTATGAACTAATGGTTTGATTGGTGGAAGAGGGAAGTGTAACTCACAAGCACAATAATATACTCTCTGATAAGTTCAAAGACATGGTCCTGGTTAATGAGACCCAAGATGGAAAGAGGAATATTTATCCACCAAACACAGCAAGAGGTAGAAAATGAAGTCATGGCCATACAAAAATCAAAGAAAAAATTCCCAGAAGcctaaatgttttcattttaacAACTAAAAATGGGGAAAATAGGCAAACATAGGGGAAAGATGTTCACCAACGTGGCAGTAGCCTTAGCAATTACACGATAAAGAGAAACAATGGCGCAGAAGACGGATGGTAAAGTCATGCACCTGTGCACATTCCTAGATTATTTATGGTTAAAGAGCTTTATCAACCACTCTTTTATTAGATAGCTTTATTATTAAGACAGATTTTGGGGTTTGGTATCCCCATtttatttttgaacatttttatggTGATGTTTTATGAAAAGAGCTATGATCCAATATGACCTTGGTCTATAAAGAATCTTTGCAGATATTTTATTATAGGCTACCAAGACATAAGTAGTTCTTCCATTACGGGTTTGTTCAAACAAACCAAGAAGATAGATCTTCTTTAGATTGCCTATTAGCAATGCTCTTCACCACACACGTCAACCAAAAAAGTATTGACAGCCAAAGCAGGTTGATATGGTgtgtaaaattaaaaataagtgaactttttaataaaaacatataaaatggATTTGGACAGATTTGACATGTTGTTACATTGCTCCTCCTCTTCAACTATGGGATCCCTTTGTAATGCCTgaaggtgctatatatatatgttagacATTATAAAAATAAGCATCACGTGGCACCCGTATAATTAAACTGGTTGTCTGTGTAAAGTATGGACATGCCAGATTCTCCAGAGATAGAAATTATGGCTCTCAAGCCGGAGACCCCTCCCCCATTATATCAAGAAACATGGTCTTTAAAGGTGCAATAAGAGCGGTCTCGgctcaaaaatatatttttgccaCCTTTGCATAAAAGCCACCATCGTTCAGAAAGTCTACCAACCTGATCATACAAAACCATTCAAAGATATTCTTCTATGATCATAAATGGGAAGCTCTCTGGTAAATATTGTAAAATGCTGGAAGAGATAACAATTAGTGGCAATTCTTTAAGATTTGTAACAATCCCCAAAAAAATTTCACCATAGATACACTAGATATTACTCCAACTGGTTGTTTTTGTTTAGTTTATGCAAATTACGGCTCCGTCTTAAACTGGCCGTACACATAAGATGAAAGTCGTCCTATATGGTTCGATTTTGACCATTTCGGCCGACCATCATTTTTATGATTGCACGTAAACGATTGCTTGCAATGACCAATGGCGGACATACTTCTGCCAAAAAAGTGATCTGTGATGTTGGATTTTTTTCAGTTATCGGCTGATCTAGGCATGTATGGCATTATCAGGCAATTAGTGATGATCATTCTCTTGTTTTACCCGTGTTTTTACATGATCTGCCAGTTTAGTCTTGCGTGTTGATTGTCAGATCGTTCGTATGTACAATTTCACATATGATTGATCAGCCACGAGTTTTAGGCCgccttaaaggggacctgtccccTGCCCATAAAAACTGCAGTGTATAcctcagttagattgcaggcaCCTCACAGATTATtccgctttttatttttttcttctagcccccaccgttcctgagatatcggGGCTGTTCATTCTGGTGTCCAATGTGGAAATGAGGCTTTTggctgtcaagtgggcggttactCCTTTTCAAGTGACAGGTGttaccgcccacttgacagtcaaaggtctTATTTGAATATTGGGCACCAAAACGAACGGCCCCGATATCTCAGCAACGGTGGggtctagaagaaaaaaaataaaaagcagcagaaTCGGTGATGTGCCTGCAATCTAACTATGATGTCAGCTGAAGTTTTTTAGGCAGGTGCAGGTTCTCTTTACACAAATTCTATTGGAAGCTCCTttagtgaattatttttttacatttcttataCCTGTGCCCAGTTATCAACTGAAGATACAGGCCTCCTGTGAAAACAATTTGTCTGTGTCCTCATGACAACACTTCTGACTCCTGTGCCCTTTCGGCTAATGGTGATCTTTTGAAAAACTACTAAGCCTCATAACAACCGATCAGAATCCAGATTTAATCATGCTACTAaaataatctgattggttgccatgaggCACATTGTCCCATAAAAACACTAATACTCATAACGACGGGTATTTTTTTAATCAAGCAGAAATCGGGTaagtaaattaaaggggttatgtgggaaccaaaaatgattagcagtATGCTCACTGCAGGAacggagtacactcgctaatatacttgCCGGTCCCCGtcgtgctgattctgagattttcatagcgctgccgggggaccagaactctagttgcacagccttctttgatgacaatatgactcttcgtcatgtgaccgccccagctgtactctatgtaatcgatgaactgctactgcttgtacatagagtacagcggggccgctcacatgacgaagagtcgtatcttcatcaaagaagactgtgcaaatatacttccggtcccccggcagcgctataaaaatctatgaaaatctcagattcagcgcgacgggggaccggaatgtatagtaGCGAGTGTACTGCAATGGATATACTGctgataatttttggtccccatatAAATCTTTTAAACTCACCACAAACATAGTGAAGAGGAGGAGAATGATAAGACAAACGGATAATTCATAGACTTTATGGATGCAAACTTCAGTTCAATTTattttgttcagtctatggaatttTGACCTTTGTAAGCATAATTCCACCAAAAAGCGTAATCACCTTTTGTTGTTACTGCTCTGTCATATATTTTGATTTCCATAGTAGCTATTGAGCAAGGGTTCATCGTTTCTGCTTGGAATGTAGTCCTTGAAAAATGTGTCCCACCAAATAGCACCAGAGTATGAATATCCGGTTTTCTTCGTAGCTGGAGTGTTGGGTCCATGCACCCAAACTGTAGGTCCCAATGACACCACGTCAAAATATGTTCCATATGGATACAAGTCATAAGATCAATCAGATTGAAAAACTTGTGCAAGGGACGGTTACATTTGTAGAGAGAGTAGTCCTCGTTCAACCTCATACTTCCGGTTATGAAATACTGCTGTTTAGTTGTATGTTTCAGAAGTATAAAATGATCATGCTGGTTCTCGGTATATGCAGGTATCTGTGTGGAAACACCACAATTGTAGCATTAGTTGCAGGTTCACATTCGGTGTACAGATAGGTATGACTGCAACTGTTACTCACCCtcttaaagtggacctgtcacctctcctgaccggtttgttttaataaatacttgtatttccagtgaaataacaattctggaacatatttttttagaactctatgatgtaccgttcctctgttattcccaggaacatatgaataaattgacaactgggtgtcaccattcccctagtcaaaggggcgtgtccctacacagtcttatacctggagcactgattggacagtgttagcctgtgtagggacacacccccaaccggTAACACCCAGTAGTCAATTTAGTCAAACATCTATAATTGAATTAACAGATGAAcgacacaacgtagagttctaagaaaagatgctccagaattgttatttcatggggaatacaattatttactaaaatagacatgtcaggagaggcaaCCGGTCCTCTTTAATAGTTTTTTGTCCTTTTAAGCTATTTTTATGATCATTTAATACAGTGTAGCACACATAAAATTATAACCGATAATCATATTTGTTGACAAATCGACCTACTTATCTGTTGTTGCTAATATTTTGCAGCTCTCTTCAAGTACCTTATGCATATACATGATAtacaatatgtgtgtatgtatatagttgtatgtttgtatatacaaATATCCTTGTTTGTGGGCTTTCCTGTACATTGTTCACTTCCATATACCTTCAAAACTAGGATACCTCCACTGAGGAACCACAAAGCCAAAATACAAGTTGCCTTATGGAAGACAGTAACTAGTTACAAAAAGTATGGTCATTCTCATCATTCTTGAACTTTGAGAGATAGATACTTCTGCCATTTTTGTAAACACCCAGCCTAAATACAATCCACCTGCCATGCGCTTGAACCAATTATATCTCTCCTGGTTTCACTGATGATGTTGTGATGGTCCATGCAGTCCAATGACGGTCATGATCTGACTACATTTACAAAAATATCCATAACGATCCCGTTCATTTCAATCGATTGTTAAGTGTTCAAGCCAATTTGGAGGGCAAAGACGAGGAATATTTCAGGTTAATTGTGGATGACATGGAAAGCAAAGGAGATTTTTCCAGTCATGTCCTTTGATAAACATATTAGTCAATGTGTGTTGCATCATAGTTTCTTCCTATAGTCTTACATTGAGCTATACATTTATGAATGCTACCAGGCAATGGTTTTATTC
The nucleotide sequence above comes from Rhinoderma darwinii isolate aRhiDar2 chromosome 11, aRhiDar2.hap1, whole genome shotgun sequence. Encoded proteins:
- the CLCF1 gene encoding cardiotrophin-like cytokine factor 1, which produces MLLITEGSQRVLCAMLVSLLHAVLVDTLNITDPLARTSIQKSYDLTKYLEHQLRSLAGPYLNYLGPPFNEPDFNPPRAIGPESIPSASVDLHMWRNLNDSLRLAENHRAYSVLLCYLRSIDSEVARTELRRSLGRFCTSLQGLVVSIAGVMSSLGYNPPPELANSFSPAGLGFGKGNDFLRKMEDFWLLKELQIWLWRSAKDFNRLKRKVPAVVSFRMDSRGF